The Spirosoma sp. SC4-14 DNA window TTTCCGGTATACATCGAAGGTTTCGATGCCTGGAACGTTAATATGCTCGGTTAAAATTTTGGTAGCCATGGTTACTTCGACAACTCGTCAATAATTTCGTCTACACGTTCGTTGGTCAGATTCATGTAGTATTTTTCCCGTATCTGGAATACCGGGCCCATACCACAGGCTGCCAGACATTCTACTTCTTTCAGCGTAAAACGTCCGTCTACGGTTGTTTGACCGGTATCGATGCCAAGCCGTTGTTTGAGGTGGGCCAGCACATCTTCGCCACCCATCAGACAGCAGGGACCGGTACGACAATACTCGATAACGTGCGTACCGACTGGCTCCAGGTGGTACATGGTGTAGAAGGTAGCCACTTCATAGACCTCAATGGGCTGAATGTCGAGCAGGCGGGCTACATAGTCCATGCCTTCGGGGCTAGTCCAGCCTTCCTGCTCCTGTAGCAGATGAAGCAGCGGTAATAATGCCGATTTCTGCCGACCTTCTGGATAGCGGGCAATGATTTCCTGCGCTTTTGACAGACGCTCTGGAGTGAAAACTACCGTCTTATTTTCAACAGTATTGCTCATAGACTAAAAACTATATATCGCTTAGGCGACCCGGTAGGCAACGTGCCCGACAGGCCCGACTAGGCATCCAACTCACCGGCAATGACGTTCATGCTACTCATAATTACAATTGCATCTGACAGGGTTAGGCCTTTGCACATTTCAGGATAGGCCTGATAATATATAAAGCATGGACGCCGGAAATGCAACCGGTATGGTGTGCGGCCTCCATCGCTGATCAGGTAAAAGCCCAGTTCGCCATTGCCCCCTTCAACGGCATGATAAACTTCACCGACTGGAGCATCAATTTCACCCATCACAATCTTAAAGTGATAAATGAGTGCTTCCATGTTTTTATAGACTTCCTGTTTGGGCGGCAGGTAATAATTAGGCGCATCGGCGTAGTAGGAACCTTCGGGCAGGTTGTCCATTGCCTGCTGAATAATTCGCAAGCTTTGCCACATCTCTGCATTTCGAACCATAAACCGGTCGTAGGTGTCGCCATTCTGGCCAACTGGAATATCGAATTCAAAATCCTGATAAGACGAATATGGATTCATTACCCGCACGTCGTAGTCGACACCGGCGGCCCGCAGGTTAGGACCAGTGAAGCCATAACTAAGAGCCCGTTCGGCAGAAATAGAGCCAACGTTGATAACACGATCCATGAAAATCCGGTTTCTATTGAACAGGTTTTCGAACTCGCGTAATACTTTAGGGAAACGCTCCAGCAACTCTTTAATCTTACGAATAGCAGTAGGAGTAAGATCACGCTCCATACCACCGATGCGCCCCATATTTGTTGTCAGACGTGCCCCGCAGATCTCTTCGTAGATTTCGTAAATATTTTCACGCTCCTGATAGATATACAGGAAACCCGTAAAGGCGCCCGTATCTACACCCAGAATACCATTGCAAATCAGGTGATCAGCCAGCCGGGCTAGTTCCATCATGATAACCCGAATATACTGCGCTCGTTTAGGAACCTCAATTCCGAGCAGTTTCTCGACTGTCATATGCCAGCCCATGTTATTAATGGGCGACGAACAGTAGTTCATTCGGTCGGTAAGGGTCGTAATTTGATAAAATGGCCGACGTTCGGCAATTTTCTCAAAAGCCCGGTGAATATAGCCGATGGTTTGCTCGCCCGACACAATTTTCTCCCCGTCCATTTGCAGAACATTCTGGAATATGCCGTGGGTTGCCGGGTGAGTAGGACCAAGGTTAAGCGTCGTCAATTCATTGACGTACTGTACCGGACCCTGTTCGGCGGGCAGATTTTTGTTTGTTATGTCAAGTTCTTCAGAAACCATATTTATTTAGCGAATGAGTGAATTAGCGAATGAGTGAATAAATAGCCTAAATAAATTTTCGCTAATTCACTCATTCGCTAATTCACCATTATTTATCGTCCAAACAATTCGTCAATCTTATCGTGTCGGGTTGCGTCTTCGAGTGGATACTCCTTACGCATAGGATGATAATCCATTTCCTCCATATTCAGGATTCGGCGAAGGTCGGGATGTCCATCGAAAATTACGCCAAATAAATCGAAGGTTTCCCGTTCCATCCAGTTCGCACTGGCGAAGAGCGAAGTTGCGGTTGGGATGTGAATATCATCGGCCGAAAGGTAGACTTTGATGCGTAGCCGGAAGTTGTTGATCAGACTGTGCAGATGATAGACGACACAAAACTCTTTACCAGCCGAGTCGGGGTAATGTACGGCCGTAATATCCGTTAAGAAGCCAACCTGATAAGTCGGATGATCTTTTAGGTAAGCAATCAGAGGAAGAATTGTGTCTCTGGTTGTCGAAAAGGTTAGCAGGTCATAGGGGTCATCAAAATCACTGACGGCCTCACCAAACTGATTAATGATCGTCTGCGCAACTTCTTCGTTGGTCAGCATAGTGGAGTGGGTAAATAGTTGAATGATTGACCACCTTATGGATTGAATTAATACGTTCTCACCAATTCAATCCATGGGGTGCAACGGCGGACCGTAGTTCGATCATTCTGTTTATTGAATGCTATATGAGTTCAACAATTTCTGATATTCTTCGGTATTCCGGCGACGCAGCGACTCGTTTTTAGCGAGTTCCTGCACCTGCATCACACCGTCCAGAATTTGTTCGGGCCGCGGGGGGCAGCCTGGAACATAAACATCGACGGGAATGATACGGTCGATACCCTGCAAAACGCTGTATGTGTCGAAAATACCTCCACTCGACGCACAGGCACCAATGGCAATAACCCAGCGAGGTTCGGCCATTTGAAGATACACCTGTTTAACCACTGGAGCCATTTTTTTAGCAATGGTACCTGCCACTAAAAGCATATCTGCCTGACGTGGTGAGAAACTTGGCCGTTCTGAACCAAAGCGTGCCAGATCGTAGGTTGAGGCCATTGTAGACATGAACTCAATACCACAGCAGGAGGTTGCAAAGGGCAGCGGCCAAAGGGAGTTTGCCCGTGCTAAACCAATAATTTTATCGAATGAAGTGGCTGAGAAACCTGGGCCATCGTAGCTTGCCGGGGCTTCTGCCAGCTTAATATCACTTGCCATAAAGAACACGGTCCGCCGTTGCGGTTGTAGTTAGTTACTATAACAACGAATAAATATGCTCTAAAATTCATTTATTAAGACTATTCCCACTTCAAGACACCCTTCCGGATGATGTAATAGAAACCAGCCAGAAGCAGACCCATAAACAGGACCATTTCTATAAAGCCCGTTATACCTAAGCCCTTAAAATTCACAGCCCAGGGATAAAGAAAGATTACTTCTACATCGAAGAGGACGAAGAGAATGGCAATCAGGAAATATTTGATGGAGATTGGCGTTCTTGCATCGCCCTGAACGGGAATTCCACACTCAAATGGGTCATCCTTTTTCTGACTATGCCGCTTGGGCCCGATTGAGTGCGTTACAATCATCGTTGTAACGATGAAACCAAGCGCTAAACCAAGCTGGATCAGCACCGGCAGATAGTCGGCCGGGAGGTAGGTTGCGTTCATATAACGAATAGAAAATATCGGCGCAAATGTAGCGATAAAACCAATAGACACATTGGGTATCTGTTGGTGATTATGCCGAACGTTTCTCAAATATACTGCATAACCGTTGGTTTATCAAGCTATAAGCGGGTGATGTAGGGCGTTAAAAGGACATTAAACAAAAAAGGCCCTCTTGGGGGAGGGCCTTAGAAAGCAGGTTGTCGGCTGATTCGAAGCTAGGGGGCAACTATGATCCGGCGAGAAACATCGAAGCCAGCCGCCCGAACACGAATGATATAAACGCCCTGGGAAAGGCCCGACAGATCTACGGATTTCCGTTCATCGAATAAAGGGACCGTATAGGAACCCAATTGCTGACCCGTTAGTGAATAGACATCCACGAGCGCGTTTTTTAAATTTTCGATTGTTTCAATCGTAACCGATCCATTCGTTGTAGGGTTCGGATATACGCTAACTCCGCCGGTTGTCTGATCGAATGTAAATGGTTGAGGAGCACTATAATCGGAGTAGCAAGTCAGATTGGCTCCATTGGTTACCGTGAATGTTGTTTTGGCACGAGCCGAATAGTTGCCACTAACAATAACTTTAATAGTGGCATTGGTTTGTGGAATGATCTCACTGGCACGTCGCCAGTCAAATTGATCCATCCCGCCCGTGGGGGTTGGCAAAACTGCCTGCAACGAGTAGGTTCCTACTTGCTGAACAGTGGGAGCGGGCAGTTTAGGCCTCACCGTTAGGGTGAAAGACGATGATTGAGCTGATTTACAGCCATATACATTAATTGCCTGCACAGAGTAGGTTCCACTAGTTGTCAGCGAGATGGTTTTGCTGGCAATGCCGGTGCTCCATAAAGGAATACTCCCTGTTGAGGTTGTCGCTATCAGATTCAGTGCAGAGTCTGCACAAACCTGTTGCTGCACAGCGGCTGGTTGACTCGGCGAGCTGCTTAGGGCAATCGTAGGAACGGTTGGCTGAATGATGCCTTGTACATCAATCGTGGGCGATAAAAAGGTATTTCCATTTTTATCCTTTAGCGTTGCCCGATATACCCCGGCAGTGCTAATAGTGAGGTTTTGCGTTGCCTGGCCTGTATTCCAGGAATAGGATTTATAAGCGTCAGGAAGGGAAACGCTTAACGTATTACTACCCGAACAGGCCACTTTAAGGGTTGGTTGTGGCAGGGGAGTAAGCGGCCGTGAGGTGGCGAAGAAAATATTGTTTAAGCTATTAAACCATGCCTGACCCAGTTCTTTTAAACCGTCACCACCAAAATGAACGTCACCTTCGTAGCGGGGAATCTGGATATTATCGGTAAAAGGCCCGGCAAAAACGTTGTTGTTATAAGTATTGATCACATCGTTCTGAGCCTGAATAATATCCTGGCTAACTTCTCCGGCGTTATATGATGATCGGGCCAAAACCCAGGCTGGATAACGATCTGTGTCGGAGCGGGTTTTGTTAACCAGATATTGCATATCATTTGCATAGGCAGCCCGGGTTGAGTGTAAGGGCACGTTATCATTTTCGCCCTGTTGCCACAACACGGCTCTCAGCCCCTGTAATGAGCAGTAATAGCGCAGCGCAATCACCAGGTTGGCATAAGGCATCCCTGCCGGAAAGTTTTCGTAGGGAGTACCCATGGCAAAAATGTTCTTGGTGATAATGCCGTCTGAGCTTTCGCGCCAGTTTTTGATTACGGTGGCCTGCCAGGCGGTGTTGATAAACAGAACGGGCACGTTATATTGTTTGGCAATAAGATCACCCAGATAGCCCCAACACCAGGCGCTTTGTCCACGTGGACCAATAAGTGACGTGGCTCCAAGTTGCTGGAATGTTGGAGCCGGAGGGTCGGCCAGTGAGTTAGCCGTAATATTGTCGTAGGTAACGCAGTTGACCCGGTCATCGGCCGCCCCTACTGCACCAAAGTTCTGAAATCCCTGGGCATTGGATTGACCCGTAATAATGAAAACTTCGCCAACGCCTACTTTTCGAATAACATCGTTACCAAGCACCACTCCTCCTGAAAAAGCCTGTATTTCAAGGCGGTACCACCCCCCCTGAGCCCGAACAGATCCCTGGAAAATTCCACCCTGTGGATTTCGCTGAATGGTAGTCCATGGTGTATCAATACCCTGACCTGCCACTTCGGCCACAACACGTGCCTGAACACTATCAACTGGCTGATAATAGTTGCCCGAGAGATAAATGGTACTAACATTGTCGGTTCCTCGCTGAAAAACGGCCCGGCTTTCGGGGTATGTGATTTTGACAACGGAAGTAGTTTGGGCCTGAGTGCAAAGAGGAGTTGCTATAATTGAACAAAACAGCAGTACTAAGAGGGTATAGTGGTTTTTCATGTGTCGCTTTAATTCGATCCTGTTGCTGACAATGTCGACAAAAGAGCTTTTTTCATAATTATCCAGAGCAACAATCAGACCTTACTCAACGGAGCCGTTCTCTACT harbors:
- a CDS encoding NAD(P)H-dependent oxidoreductase subunit E produces the protein MSNTVENKTVVFTPERLSKAQEIIARYPEGRQKSALLPLLHLLQEQEGWTSPEGMDYVARLLDIQPIEVYEVATFYTMYHLEPVGTHVIEYCRTGPCCLMGGEDVLAHLKQRLGIDTGQTTVDGRFTLKEVECLAACGMGPVFQIREKYYMNLTNERVDEIIDELSK
- the nuoD gene encoding NADH dehydrogenase (quinone) subunit D; the protein is MVSEELDITNKNLPAEQGPVQYVNELTTLNLGPTHPATHGIFQNVLQMDGEKIVSGEQTIGYIHRAFEKIAERRPFYQITTLTDRMNYCSSPINNMGWHMTVEKLLGIEVPKRAQYIRVIMMELARLADHLICNGILGVDTGAFTGFLYIYQERENIYEIYEEICGARLTTNMGRIGGMERDLTPTAIRKIKELLERFPKVLREFENLFNRNRIFMDRVINVGSISAERALSYGFTGPNLRAAGVDYDVRVMNPYSSYQDFEFDIPVGQNGDTYDRFMVRNAEMWQSLRIIQQAMDNLPEGSYYADAPNYYLPPKQEVYKNMEALIYHFKIVMGEIDAPVGEVYHAVEGGNGELGFYLISDGGRTPYRLHFRRPCFIYYQAYPEMCKGLTLSDAIVIMSSMNVIAGELDA
- a CDS encoding NADH-quinone oxidoreductase subunit C codes for the protein MLTNEEVAQTIINQFGEAVSDFDDPYDLLTFSTTRDTILPLIAYLKDHPTYQVGFLTDITAVHYPDSAGKEFCVVYHLHSLINNFRLRIKVYLSADDIHIPTATSLFASANWMERETFDLFGVIFDGHPDLRRILNMEEMDYHPMRKEYPLEDATRHDKIDELFGR
- a CDS encoding NADH-quinone oxidoreductase subunit B → MASDIKLAEAPASYDGPGFSATSFDKIIGLARANSLWPLPFATSCCGIEFMSTMASTYDLARFGSERPSFSPRQADMLLVAGTIAKKMAPVVKQVYLQMAEPRWVIAIGACASSGGIFDTYSVLQGIDRIIPVDVYVPGCPPRPEQILDGVMQVQELAKNESLRRRNTEEYQKLLNSYSIQ
- a CDS encoding NADH-quinone oxidoreductase subunit A, whose amino-acid sequence is MNATYLPADYLPVLIQLGLALGFIVTTMIVTHSIGPKRHSQKKDDPFECGIPVQGDARTPISIKYFLIAILFVLFDVEVIFLYPWAVNFKGLGITGFIEMVLFMGLLLAGFYYIIRKGVLKWE
- a CDS encoding sialate O-acetylesterase, encoding MKNHYTLLVLLFCSIIATPLCTQAQTTSVVKITYPESRAVFQRGTDNVSTIYLSGNYYQPVDSVQARVVAEVAGQGIDTPWTTIQRNPQGGIFQGSVRAQGGWYRLEIQAFSGGVVLGNDVIRKVGVGEVFIITGQSNAQGFQNFGAVGAADDRVNCVTYDNITANSLADPPAPTFQQLGATSLIGPRGQSAWCWGYLGDLIAKQYNVPVLFINTAWQATVIKNWRESSDGIITKNIFAMGTPYENFPAGMPYANLVIALRYYCSLQGLRAVLWQQGENDNVPLHSTRAAYANDMQYLVNKTRSDTDRYPAWVLARSSYNAGEVSQDIIQAQNDVINTYNNNVFAGPFTDNIQIPRYEGDVHFGGDGLKELGQAWFNSLNNIFFATSRPLTPLPQPTLKVACSGSNTLSVSLPDAYKSYSWNTGQATQNLTISTAGVYRATLKDKNGNTFLSPTIDVQGIIQPTVPTIALSSSPSQPAAVQQQVCADSALNLIATTSTGSIPLWSTGIASKTISLTTSGTYSVQAINVYGCKSAQSSSFTLTVRPKLPAPTVQQVGTYSLQAVLPTPTGGMDQFDWRRASEIIPQTNATIKVIVSGNYSARAKTTFTVTNGANLTCYSDYSAPQPFTFDQTTGGVSVYPNPTTNGSVTIETIENLKNALVDVYSLTGQQLGSYTVPLFDERKSVDLSGLSQGVYIIRVRAAGFDVSRRIIVAP